One part of the Candida albicans SC5314 chromosome R, complete sequence genome encodes these proteins:
- the PGA1 gene encoding Pga1p (Putative GPI-anchored protein; induced during cell wall regeneration; required for normal adhesion to host cells and for adherence during Sabouraud biofilm formation; Spider biofilm induced) has protein sequence MNFNKFLIIISCYLACVFALANQNDGGDDDSKTKKTTTWVWVTTTIGGQLATISTAYSQKFISTHSSEDAKSVASGEIGLGSLSGSVGGIKTYSQTTITNANIAPSNNNVFLGIESLYTGIVGGIVLILGLL, from the coding sequence TGGCATGTGTATTTGCATTGGCAAATCAAAatgatggtggtgatgaCGATTCGAAAACCAAAAAGACAACTACATGGGTATGGGTTACAACTACTATTGGTGGTCAACTTGCAACAATATCTACAGCTTACTCTCAAAAGTTTATAAGTACCCATAGTAGTGAAGATGCTAAATCGGTGGCCAGCGGAGAGATCGGGTTGGGTTCTTTGAGTGGAAGTGTTGGTGGTATTAAAACATATAGTCAAACAACTATTACCAATGCTAACATAGCCCCAAGCAATAACAATGTTTTCCTCGGCATTGAGAGTTTGTACACAGGCATTGTTGGTGgtattgttttgattttaggTTTATTATAA
- the EIF4E gene encoding translation initiation factor eIF4E (Translation initiation factor eIF4E; genes encoding ribosomal subunits, translation factors, tRNA synthetases downregulated by phagocytosis by macrophage; alternatively spliced intron in 5' UTR; protein levels decrease in stationary phase) yields MSEELAQKTEELSLDSKTVFDSKEEFNAKHPLNSRWTLWYTKPQTNKSENWHDLLKPVITFSSVEEFWGIYNSIPPANQLPLKSDYHLFKEGIRPEWEDEANSKGGKWQFSFNKKSEVNPIINDLWLRGLLAVIGETIEDEENEVNGIVLNIRKQAYRVGIWTKDCDESKLKTVGERLKKVLQLNDEQKVEFMSHDASNTRGAEPQIVL; encoded by the coding sequence ATGTCTGAAGAATTAGCTCAAAAAACTGAAGAATTGTCATTAGATTCCAAGACTGTTTTTGATtccaaagaagaatttaatGCAAAGCATCCATTGAACAGTAGATGGACATTATGGTACACTAAACCACAAACCAACAAGAGTGAAAACTGGcatgatttattaaagCCAGTTATAACTTTCTCATctgttgaagaattttGGGGAATTTACAACTCGATTCCACCAGCAAATCAATTACCTTTGAAATCAGATTATCATTTGTTCAAAGAAGGAATTAGACCGGAATGGGAAGATGAGGCTAACTCAAAAGGTGGTAAATGGCAATTCTCcttcaacaaaaaactgGAAGTCAATCCAATCATAAATGATTTGTGGTTAAGAGGTTTGTTGGCAGTTATTGGTGAAACCATTGAGGATGAAGAAAACGAAGTCAATGGGATTGTGTTGAATATCAGAAAGCAAGCTTACAGAGTCGGTATTTGGACCAAAGATTGTGATGAATCCAAATTAAAGACTGTCGGTGAGAGATTGAAGAAAGTCTTGCAATTAAACGATGAacaaaaagttgaattCATGTCGCATGATGCTTCCAATACTAGAGGCGCTGAACCTCAAATTGTTTTGTAA
- a CDS encoding uncharacterized protein (Ortholog(s) have role in establishment of cell polarity, mycelium development, spore germination and endoplasmic reticulum, hyphal tip, mitochondrion, plasma membrane localization), whose translation MFSTAYKFAKMIAQAGLSLGVVALIGLYTYQNNLIYPASLNDGHGYCATPDEYNMPYELINLPTEDGELLQCYSLKQDPHSPSYSNKTILILSPNAGNIGHALPIVSIFYKKFGYNVFIYSYRGYGKSTGSPSEKGLKMDADRVMQYLTKEDSQYQQSSIILYGRSLGGAVAIYIAATKTSSIHAMILENTFLSIRKTVPHAFPLLKYVAGFVHQTWDSESLVPLISPKVPVLLLSARKDEIVPPSHMDRIYELLKSESKGMFEFENSSHNDTVVQEGYWDRVHSFIKNKVNPVGF comes from the coding sequence ATGTTCTCAACTGCTTACAAGTTTGCTAAAATGATTGCCCAAGCTGGATTATCTTTAGGTGTTGTTGCTTTAATTGGATTGTATACTTATCAGAATAACTTGATTTATCCAGCCTCATTGAATGACGGACATGGGTATTGTGCGACTCCAGATGAATACAACATGCCGTAtgaattaatcaatttaccTACTGAAGATGGAGAGTTATTACAATGTTATCTGTTGAAACAAGATCCCCATAGCCCCTCGTATTCTAATAAGACAATTTTGATACTATCACCTAATGCTGGAAACATTGGTCATGCCTTGCCCATTGTATCTATATTTTACAAGAAATTTGGTTATAATGTGTTTATTTACAGTTATAGAGGCTATGGCAAATCAACAGGAAGCCCATCAGAAAAGGGATTGAAAATGGATGCCGATAGAGTAATGCAATACTTGACAAAGGAAGATAGTCAGTATCAACAATCGTCTATTATATTATACGGAAGATCTTTGGGAGGTGCAGTTGCTATATACATTGCTGCTACTAAAACATCTTCTATTCATGCCATGATATTGGAAAACACATTCTTGTCTATTAGAAAAACAGTGCCACATGCTTTTCCATTGTTAAAGTATGTGGCTGGATTTGTACACCAAACCTGGGATCTGGAGAGTTTAGTACCCTTAATCTCACCGAAAGTCCCCGTGTTATTGTTGTCGGCAAGAAAAGATGAAATTGTACCTCCACTGCACATGGATCGAATTTACGAGTTGCTCAAAAGTGAAAGCAAGGGAATGTTTGAATTTGAGAATTCGAGTCACAACGACACTGTTGTACAAGAAGGCTACTGGGATAGAGTACATTcttttataaaaaataagGTAAACCCTGTAGGGTTTTAA